The proteins below come from a single Prochlorococcus marinus CUG1415 genomic window:
- a CDS encoding hemagglutinin, giving the protein MELKFCPTTIFRETPKVTFFDAGIEFSNGCDVVMHSGEAISPPDEYENEQYYMHNHQVDHNLVITGERKFILINPAWEEPHHVIYLNRFMGALEIPKGTYHRSISSKEGSIVLNQPIRDKFFDPKKEFVPQKLNTLNLINARKSAPVYWIWENDQIKRLMFNPLGQKTAKTSSY; this is encoded by the coding sequence ATGGAATTGAAATTCTGCCCTACAACTATTTTCAGAGAAACTCCCAAAGTAACTTTTTTTGATGCAGGAATAGAGTTTTCTAATGGTTGTGATGTGGTTATGCATTCAGGAGAGGCTATATCCCCTCCAGATGAATATGAGAATGAACAATACTATATGCACAATCATCAAGTTGATCACAATTTAGTTATTACTGGTGAGAGGAAATTTATTCTGATAAATCCAGCTTGGGAAGAGCCTCATCATGTGATTTATCTAAATAGATTTATGGGAGCACTTGAAATCCCAAAAGGAACTTATCACAGGTCAATCTCAAGTAAAGAAGGAAGCATTGTTTTAAATCAACCTATTAGAGATAAATTTTTTGATCCAAAAAAAGAATTTGTTCCTCAAAAACTCAACACATTAAACCTAATTAACGCTAGAAAAAGCGCACCAGTTTATTGGATCTGGGAAAATGATCAAATCAAAAGATTAATGTTTAATCCTTTAGGTCAAAAGACTGCCAAAACAAGCTCATATTAA